In one Halorubrum sp. CBA1229 genomic region, the following are encoded:
- a CDS encoding ABC transporter substrate-binding protein, translated as MLHGWTGGDGAAAAEALEEAFNEAHPDVGLDMNPIGGGGNQNLDAVVANRLQSDDPPGAFAGWPGPNLLRYQGVLGSVDDVWEENGFEDAMVDEAIDLHQQDGSYRAVPLGSHRLNCLFYNVSVVEDAGIDVDSLNSPSALIDAFETVASETDAIPMTHGMSGTWTTTQLWGAVMLGENGYQPYMDFLNGEGDESAVRAAFERTAEMLENHISDDASSIGLTESNQNIINGNAAFIHQGNWAAGAFRNAEDFEYGDDWGFKTFPGTEGMYTLHFDSFLYPSNNPTPEASKTWEAFVGSPEAQIAFNQYKGSIPTRTDVSMEEFGPYLQETAEDFANAEYRPPNLQHGLGVPSETMTQLNEVISSEFTGPYNVDAATTGFLDAVSN; from the coding sequence GTGCTCCACGGCTGGACCGGCGGCGACGGCGCCGCGGCGGCCGAGGCGCTGGAAGAGGCGTTCAACGAGGCCCACCCCGACGTCGGCCTCGACATGAACCCCATCGGCGGCGGCGGCAACCAGAACCTCGACGCGGTCGTCGCGAACCGGCTCCAGAGCGACGATCCGCCGGGGGCGTTCGCCGGCTGGCCCGGCCCGAACCTCCTCCGCTACCAGGGAGTCCTCGGTAGCGTCGACGACGTGTGGGAGGAGAACGGGTTCGAGGACGCGATGGTCGACGAGGCGATCGACCTCCACCAGCAGGACGGCAGCTACCGGGCCGTGCCGCTCGGCTCTCACCGACTGAACTGCCTCTTCTACAACGTCTCGGTCGTCGAGGACGCCGGCATCGACGTCGACTCGCTGAACAGCCCCTCGGCGCTCATCGACGCCTTCGAGACGGTCGCCAGCGAGACCGACGCCATCCCGATGACCCACGGGATGTCCGGCACGTGGACGACGACGCAGCTGTGGGGCGCCGTGATGCTCGGCGAGAACGGCTACCAGCCGTACATGGACTTCCTCAACGGTGAGGGCGACGAGAGCGCCGTCCGCGCCGCGTTCGAGCGGACCGCGGAGATGCTGGAGAACCACATCAGCGACGACGCGTCCTCGATCGGCCTGACCGAATCGAACCAGAACATCATCAACGGCAACGCCGCCTTCATCCACCAGGGCAACTGGGCGGCGGGCGCGTTCCGGAACGCCGAGGACTTCGAGTACGGCGACGACTGGGGCTTCAAGACGTTCCCCGGGACTGAGGGGATGTACACGCTCCACTTCGACTCGTTCCTCTACCCGTCGAACAACCCGACGCCCGAGGCCTCGAAGACCTGGGAGGCGTTCGTCGGCAGTCCGGAGGCCCAGATCGCGTTCAACCAGTACAAGGGCTCGATCCCGACCCGGACCGACGTCAGCATGGAGGAGTTCGGTCCGTACCTCCAGGAGACGGCCGAGGACTTCGCGAACGCGGAGTACCGGCCGCCGAACCTCCAGCACGGGCTCGGCGTCCCCTCCGAGACGATGACCCAACTCAACGAGGTCATCTCCTCGGAGTTCACCGGCCCGTACAACGTCGACGCCGCGACGACGGGCTTCCTGGACGCGGTGTCGAACTGA
- a CDS encoding sugar ABC transporter permease, whose product MYRTIRPASEDDDEVRADGGVVSDGPAADPAEPDRDVTTRLKERLDRRFGVDFIESSVFWLPPFLLMGLFVYGAVIWNLLISLTDYERFENAPDYSNLDFEMYTRALADSGFIDAAVNTLILLILFTAGTLAIGLILAILIDRGIRFENTFRTIYLLPMSLSFVVTAQFWLWIYNYNNGIANNVIGTFGFGPVSWLGNQDIVLYAIIFALMWQFSGYAMVVYLAGLRAIPTEHYEAAKVDGASTLKMYWRVIIPQLKGATISAAVVLMVFGMKAFDFLYSLVGGYRPPNGADILATKMVREAYANLNWAYGSAIAIVLFAMALSVIGPYLVYEYRRDNL is encoded by the coding sequence TTGTACCGGACGATCAGGCCCGCCTCGGAGGACGACGACGAGGTCCGCGCCGACGGCGGCGTCGTGAGTGACGGCCCCGCCGCCGACCCGGCCGAACCGGACCGGGACGTGACGACCCGTCTCAAGGAGAGGCTGGACCGCCGCTTCGGCGTCGACTTCATCGAGTCGTCCGTCTTCTGGCTCCCGCCGTTCCTGCTGATGGGACTGTTCGTCTACGGTGCGGTCATCTGGAACCTCCTCATATCGCTGACTGACTACGAGCGCTTCGAGAACGCGCCGGACTACTCGAACCTCGACTTCGAGATGTACACCCGGGCGCTCGCGGACTCCGGCTTCATCGACGCCGCGGTCAACACGCTCATCCTGCTGATCCTGTTCACGGCGGGGACGCTCGCGATCGGACTCATCTTGGCGATCCTGATCGACAGGGGGATCCGGTTCGAGAACACGTTCCGGACGATCTACCTCCTTCCGATGAGCCTCTCGTTCGTCGTGACGGCCCAGTTCTGGCTGTGGATCTACAACTACAACAACGGGATCGCCAACAACGTCATCGGGACGTTCGGCTTCGGGCCGGTGAGCTGGCTCGGCAACCAGGACATCGTCCTCTACGCGATCATCTTCGCGCTGATGTGGCAGTTCTCGGGGTACGCGATGGTCGTCTACCTCGCCGGGCTCCGCGCGATTCCGACCGAGCACTACGAGGCGGCCAAAGTCGACGGCGCGTCGACGCTGAAGATGTACTGGCGCGTGATCATTCCCCAGCTGAAGGGCGCGACCATCAGCGCCGCCGTGGTGCTGATGGTGTTCGGCATGAAGGCCTTCGACTTCCTCTACTCGCTGGTCGGTGGGTACCGGCCGCCGAACGGGGCCGACATCCTGGCGACGAAGATGGTGCGTGAGGCGTACGCGAACCTCAACTGGGCGTACGGGTCGGCGATCGCCATCGTCCTGTTCGCGATGGCGCTCAGCGTCATCGGCCCCTACCTCGTGTACGAATACCGGAGGGACAACCTATGA